From the Clavibacter phaseoli genome, one window contains:
- a CDS encoding TatD family hydrolase → MSDSNYVRQRDTTAVHGQTRDLTYPPLPEALTVPVYDNHTHLEIADGESPIDFTEHLDRASSVGVRGVIQVGGDLETSRWSAETAAHEPRMLAAVAIHPNEAPAYEEAGTLDDALAEIHELAGRPRVRAVGETGLDFFRTGEEGRAAQQRSFEEHIRIAKERGIALQIHDRDAHDEVVATLLRVGAPERTVFHCFSGDEDLARICAENGWYMSFSGTVTFKNAHDLREALAFAPRSLLLVETDAPFLTPVPFRGRPNAPYLIPHTLRAMAAHLGTDVSMLAAQISSNTELVYGRWDDEPVTSPAKDPAEIDPAGRA, encoded by the coding sequence ATGTCCGACTCCAACTACGTGCGCCAGCGCGACACCACCGCGGTCCACGGCCAGACGCGCGACCTCACGTACCCGCCGCTGCCCGAGGCGCTCACGGTCCCCGTCTACGACAACCACACGCACCTCGAGATCGCGGACGGCGAGTCGCCCATCGACTTCACCGAGCACCTCGACCGCGCGAGCTCGGTCGGCGTGCGCGGCGTGATCCAGGTCGGCGGCGACCTCGAGACCTCCCGCTGGTCCGCGGAGACCGCGGCCCACGAGCCGCGCATGCTGGCCGCCGTCGCGATCCACCCGAATGAGGCCCCGGCCTACGAGGAGGCGGGCACGCTCGACGACGCGCTGGCCGAGATCCACGAGCTCGCCGGACGCCCGCGCGTGCGCGCCGTCGGCGAGACCGGCCTCGACTTCTTCCGCACCGGCGAGGAGGGCCGCGCCGCCCAGCAGCGCTCGTTCGAGGAGCACATCCGCATCGCCAAGGAGCGCGGCATCGCCCTCCAGATCCACGACCGCGACGCGCACGACGAGGTCGTGGCGACCCTGCTGCGCGTCGGCGCCCCCGAGCGCACGGTCTTCCACTGCTTCTCCGGCGACGAGGACCTCGCCCGGATCTGCGCCGAGAACGGCTGGTACATGTCGTTCTCCGGCACGGTCACCTTCAAGAACGCGCACGACCTCCGCGAGGCGCTCGCCTTCGCGCCGCGCTCGCTGCTGCTCGTGGAGACGGACGCGCCGTTCCTCACGCCCGTGCCGTTCCGCGGCCGGCCGAACGCGCCGTACCTGATCCCGCACACGCTCCGCGCGATGGCCGCGCACCTCGGCACCGACGTGTCGATGCTCGCCGCGCAGATCTCCTCCAACACCGAGCTCGTCTACGGGCGCTGGGACGACGAGCCCGTGACGTCGCCGGCCAAGGACCCCGCCGAGATCGATCCGGCGGGCCGCGCGTGA
- the rsmA gene encoding 16S rRNA (adenine(1518)-N(6)/adenine(1519)-N(6))-dimethyltransferase RsmA, with translation MSDDTAPAAPAAPTLLGPAEIRDLAELLGVAPTKKLGQNFVIDANTVRRIVRVARVEAGTHVVEVGPGLGSLTLGLLETGASVVAVEIDGRLAEQLPITVRLYQPEAALTVVHEDALRVAELPGDPTALVANLPYNVSVPVLLHLLEHFPAIRTGVVMVQAEVGHRIAAAPGSKVYGSPSVKAAWYGAWRTAGQVSRQVFWPVPNVDSVLVAFERHAEPFASEELRKRTFKIVDAAFQQRRKMLRQALAELLGGSEAASALLEAGGVAPTSRGEQLSVDDYLRVARAWADRDGDGVPPSLR, from the coding sequence GTGAGCGACGACACGGCACCCGCCGCGCCCGCCGCCCCGACGCTCCTCGGCCCCGCCGAGATCCGCGACCTCGCCGAGCTGCTCGGCGTCGCGCCCACCAAGAAGCTCGGCCAGAACTTCGTCATCGACGCGAACACGGTGCGCCGCATCGTCCGGGTCGCGCGCGTCGAGGCCGGCACGCACGTGGTCGAGGTGGGGCCGGGACTCGGATCCCTCACCCTCGGCCTCCTCGAGACCGGCGCGAGCGTCGTGGCGGTGGAGATCGACGGCCGGCTCGCCGAGCAGCTGCCGATCACGGTGCGGCTCTACCAGCCGGAGGCCGCGCTGACCGTCGTGCACGAGGACGCGCTCCGCGTCGCCGAGCTGCCCGGGGATCCCACGGCGCTCGTCGCGAACCTGCCCTACAACGTCTCGGTGCCCGTGCTGCTGCACCTGCTCGAGCACTTCCCGGCGATCCGCACGGGCGTCGTGATGGTGCAGGCCGAGGTCGGTCACCGCATCGCCGCGGCACCCGGATCCAAGGTCTACGGATCCCCGAGCGTCAAGGCCGCCTGGTACGGCGCGTGGCGCACGGCCGGCCAGGTCAGCCGCCAGGTGTTCTGGCCGGTGCCCAACGTCGACTCCGTGCTCGTCGCCTTCGAGCGGCACGCGGAGCCCTTCGCGTCGGAGGAGCTGCGGAAGCGCACCTTCAAGATCGTGGACGCCGCCTTCCAGCAGCGCCGCAAGATGCTCCGCCAGGCGCTCGCCGAGCTGCTCGGCGGGAGCGAGGCCGCGTCCGCCCTCCTCGAGGCCGGAGGGGTCGCCCCCACTTCGCGGGGCGAGCAGCTGAGCGTCGACGACTACCTCCGCGTGGCCCGTGCCTGGGCCGATCGCGACGGGGACGGAGTGCCTCCCAGCCTCCGCTAG
- a CDS encoding 4-(cytidine 5'-diphospho)-2-C-methyl-D-erythritol kinase, with the protein MTAPAATSDVVHARAPGKINVSLTVGALQEDGYHDVATAYQAVSLYEDVWATKSDGFSVEFGGSIDTSHLTTGADNLAVRAARLLARSTGYRGGVHLRIEKNVPIAGGMGGGSADAAATLLACDALWGTERTRDQLLALGAELGADVPFALAGGTAIGTGRGDRLSPALAKGTFQWVLAIAEFGVSTPDVYGELDRHRERHAQDIFPAQQIPQVDSGVLQALRAGDPHMLAEVLHNDLQAPALHLAPGLGEVLQLGEENGALAGIVSGSGPTVAFLAADLDSALELQIALSAARLTVIRATGPVHGARIITG; encoded by the coding sequence ATGACCGCCCCGGCCGCCACCTCCGACGTGGTGCACGCGCGGGCCCCGGGCAAGATCAACGTCTCGCTCACGGTCGGCGCCCTGCAGGAGGACGGCTACCACGACGTCGCCACCGCGTACCAGGCGGTGAGCCTCTACGAGGACGTGTGGGCCACGAAGTCCGACGGGTTCTCGGTCGAGTTCGGCGGATCCATCGACACGTCGCACCTCACGACCGGCGCCGACAACCTCGCCGTCCGCGCGGCGCGGCTCCTCGCCCGGAGCACCGGCTACCGCGGCGGCGTGCACCTGCGCATCGAGAAGAACGTCCCCATCGCGGGCGGCATGGGCGGCGGATCCGCGGACGCCGCGGCCACCCTCCTCGCCTGCGACGCCCTGTGGGGCACCGAGCGCACGCGCGACCAGCTGCTCGCCCTCGGCGCGGAGCTCGGCGCCGACGTGCCGTTCGCCCTCGCCGGCGGCACCGCCATCGGCACGGGCCGCGGCGACCGGCTGAGCCCCGCGCTCGCCAAGGGCACGTTCCAGTGGGTGCTCGCCATCGCCGAGTTCGGCGTCTCCACGCCCGACGTCTACGGCGAGCTCGACCGGCACCGCGAGCGCCACGCGCAGGACATCTTCCCGGCGCAGCAGATCCCGCAGGTCGACTCGGGCGTGCTGCAGGCGCTGCGGGCGGGGGATCCGCACATGCTCGCCGAGGTCCTCCACAACGACCTCCAGGCGCCCGCCCTCCACCTCGCGCCCGGCCTCGGCGAGGTGCTGCAGCTCGGCGAGGAGAACGGTGCGCTCGCGGGCATCGTCTCGGGATCCGGCCCCACGGTCGCGTTCCTCGCGGCGGACCTCGACAGCGCGCTCGAGCTGCAGATCGCGCTGAGCGCCGCCCGCCTCACGGTCATCCGGGCCACCGGGCCCGTGCACGGCGCCCGCATCATCACGGGCTGA
- a CDS encoding DMT family transporter produces the protein MLPRAVRPSRPEWALIGITAIWGGTFLAVHVAMEHSGPLFFVGLRFLAAGLISAVVFRRALRGMRRIDLGAGAAIGVMIFLGYGLQTYGLQTIPSSTSAFITALYVPLVPLLQWAAFRRRPGALALVGVALAFVGLLLVAGPQEGVALGAGELATLVSTLPIAAEIILIGLFAGRVDVGRVTVVQLLVAGALSLACMPLAGEAVPAFSWVWLVAAVALGASSCLIQLTMNWAQRSVSPTRATIIYAGEPVWAGVVGRVAGERLPALAIVGAALIVAGTLVSELKPRARPEPGDAEPAEGVGGRPAAG, from the coding sequence ATGCTGCCCCGCGCCGTCCGGCCGTCCCGCCCCGAGTGGGCGCTCATCGGGATCACCGCGATCTGGGGCGGCACGTTCCTCGCGGTGCACGTCGCGATGGAGCACAGCGGCCCGCTGTTCTTCGTCGGGCTCCGGTTCCTCGCGGCCGGGCTGATCAGCGCGGTCGTCTTCCGTCGGGCGCTCCGCGGGATGCGCCGCATCGACCTGGGCGCGGGCGCGGCGATCGGGGTCATGATCTTCCTCGGCTACGGCCTCCAGACGTACGGGCTGCAGACCATCCCGAGCAGCACCTCCGCCTTCATCACCGCGCTGTACGTGCCGCTGGTGCCGCTGCTGCAGTGGGCGGCGTTCCGGAGGCGGCCGGGCGCGCTCGCCCTGGTGGGCGTGGCGCTCGCCTTCGTCGGGCTGCTGCTCGTCGCCGGTCCGCAGGAGGGCGTGGCGCTGGGCGCGGGGGAGCTGGCGACGCTGGTCAGCACGCTCCCCATCGCCGCGGAGATCATCCTCATCGGCCTGTTCGCCGGCCGCGTCGACGTCGGCCGGGTCACCGTCGTGCAGCTGCTCGTGGCCGGCGCGCTGTCCCTCGCGTGCATGCCCCTGGCGGGCGAGGCGGTCCCCGCGTTCTCGTGGGTGTGGCTCGTGGCCGCCGTCGCGCTGGGGGCGAGCAGCTGCCTCATCCAGCTCACGATGAACTGGGCGCAGCGCTCCGTCTCGCCGACGCGCGCCACGATCATCTACGCGGGCGAGCCCGTCTGGGCGGGCGTCGTCGGACGCGTGGCGGGCGAGCGGCTGCCCGCGCTGGCCATCGTCGGCGCGGCGCTCATCGTCGCGGGGACGCTCGTGAGCGAGCTGAAGCCGCGCGCGCGACCGGAGCCGGGGGACGCGGAGCCCGCCGAGGGCGTCGGGGGCCGTCCGGCCGCCGGCTGA
- a CDS encoding CGNR zinc finger domain-containing protein, whose product MDRDEELLLAVLNSAPVVDGHRDDRLAGASGRELARSWGGTGTAAELDRLRRTRDAIQAVVRGDAAAPAAVADLASVVEGAVRTPRVTADGVVWELRVPRDDRLPVDAVLAWSTVTARLPGRLRPCANDECELFLLDRSRPGTARWCSMATCGNRMKARAHAQRVRD is encoded by the coding sequence GTGGACCGCGACGAGGAGCTGCTGCTGGCCGTGCTGAACAGCGCGCCGGTGGTCGACGGCCACCGCGACGACCGGCTCGCCGGCGCATCCGGCCGCGAGCTCGCCCGCAGCTGGGGCGGCACCGGCACCGCGGCCGAGCTCGACCGGCTCCGCCGCACCCGCGACGCGATCCAGGCCGTCGTCCGGGGCGACGCCGCCGCACCCGCCGCCGTCGCGGATCTCGCGTCCGTGGTCGAGGGCGCCGTGCGCACGCCGCGCGTCACCGCCGACGGCGTGGTCTGGGAGCTCCGCGTGCCGCGCGACGACCGCCTCCCGGTGGACGCCGTGCTCGCCTGGTCGACCGTCACCGCGCGGCTGCCCGGCCGCCTCCGCCCGTGCGCCAACGACGAGTGCGAGCTGTTCCTCCTCGACCGCAGCCGCCCGGGCACCGCCCGCTGGTGCTCGATGGCGACGTGCGGCAACCGGATGAAGGCCCGCGCCCACGCGCAGCGGGTGCGCGACTGA
- a CDS encoding alpha/beta fold hydrolase, with product MFTVHHRTVSLDGLDVFWREAGPADAPVLLLLHGYPSSSHMFRHLIPALADRFRVIAPDLVGFGRSSAPSVDEFAYTFAALAEVTGRFLATIGVSRYAIYVQDYGAPVGWRLALADPSAVTGVVSQNGNAYEEGFVPSFWDPIWADAAERTDATRDALRPALGRAAVEWQYTHGVPDPTAVDPDAWEHDLALLARPGQDDVQLALFRDYATNRELYPAVHAWLRESRVPVLAIWGGNDEIFAAAGAEAFRRDAPDARVELVDGGHFLLESHLDRVVTAIREWHPVA from the coding sequence ATGTTCACCGTCCACCACCGCACCGTCTCCCTCGACGGCCTCGACGTCTTCTGGCGCGAGGCCGGACCCGCGGACGCGCCCGTGCTCCTGCTGCTCCACGGGTACCCGTCGAGCTCGCACATGTTCCGGCACCTGATCCCCGCGCTCGCCGACCGCTTCCGCGTCATCGCGCCGGACCTCGTCGGGTTCGGGCGCTCGTCCGCGCCGTCCGTCGACGAGTTCGCCTACACCTTCGCCGCCCTCGCCGAGGTGACCGGCCGCTTCCTCGCGACCATCGGGGTCTCCCGCTACGCGATCTACGTGCAGGACTACGGCGCCCCCGTCGGCTGGCGCCTGGCGCTCGCCGACCCGTCCGCCGTCACGGGCGTCGTGTCGCAGAACGGCAACGCCTACGAGGAGGGCTTCGTGCCGTCGTTCTGGGATCCGATCTGGGCCGACGCCGCCGAGCGCACCGACGCGACGCGCGATGCCCTCCGCCCCGCCCTCGGTCGCGCGGCCGTCGAGTGGCAGTACACGCACGGCGTGCCGGATCCGACGGCCGTCGACCCCGACGCCTGGGAGCACGACCTGGCGCTCCTCGCCCGCCCGGGCCAGGACGACGTGCAGCTCGCGCTCTTCCGCGACTACGCCACCAACCGCGAGCTGTACCCGGCGGTGCACGCGTGGCTCCGCGAGTCCCGCGTGCCGGTGCTCGCGATCTGGGGCGGGAACGATGAGATCTTCGCCGCAGCCGGCGCCGAGGCCTTCCGGCGGGACGCACCCGATGCGCGCGTCGAGCTCGTCGACGGCGGGCACTTCCTGCTCGAGTCGCACCTCGACCGCGTCGTCACCGCGATCCGGGAGTGGCACCCCGTCGCGTGA
- a CDS encoding glycosyltransferase family 39 protein yields MTDLRTDGGRGPASTGPSVRRPADGTRGGRPAGGLGRFHHRRWGDAWLIGLLGFLLALPLAGAPSVWYDEAATVISATRGWDDLLRELSTVDAVHGLYYAGMKVWFELVGYSPTSLRFPSAVFIGLAAAGVVLLTRTISTRATGIVAGLVFVVIPRSAWMGTEGRSFALGTLIAVALTVAFVLAARRAGSRWQVQARWWALYGLLAWLGASTFVYLALLVGAHGVVILWAIASARVGRRSRRPMVVSLLGWASASIVAGLLSLPLVRVVTEQSGQVGWIKPIGPNTITQVVSTQLFYQNDVFALLAWALALVGLALLVRRGIRLVRARRASRLEPEGALAEFESAYLHAGWSPTILQLAVVWFVVPTLLLIGASTLMSPLYSPRYMAYTAPAFAMLMAVGILALRWKPLVAAVTAALVALSLMQLVHDRTTTVKADSDWAAIARIVSEERAQEAPGTTEAVIFGPVRRHPKATSRIVAYSYPDAFRGMDDILLRTPPGDTDGLWEETYPLADRVDEVEGSDVVWLVTSDKQDIRPEVAEALTPRGFAKTDDWHVMNANVERYERIAAG; encoded by the coding sequence ATGACAGACCTCCGTACGGACGGCGGACGCGGACCCGCGTCGACCGGTCCCAGCGTACGACGGCCCGCCGACGGGACCCGCGGCGGTCGCCCCGCGGGCGGCCTCGGCCGCTTCCACCACCGCCGCTGGGGCGACGCCTGGCTCATCGGCCTCCTCGGCTTCCTGCTCGCGCTCCCCCTCGCCGGCGCGCCCTCGGTCTGGTACGACGAGGCGGCCACCGTGATCTCGGCCACGCGCGGCTGGGACGACCTCCTCCGCGAGCTCAGCACGGTCGACGCCGTGCACGGCCTCTACTACGCGGGCATGAAGGTGTGGTTCGAGCTCGTCGGCTACTCGCCCACGTCGCTGCGCTTCCCGAGCGCGGTGTTCATCGGCCTGGCCGCGGCCGGCGTTGTGCTGCTCACCCGCACGATCTCCACGCGCGCGACCGGCATCGTCGCGGGGCTGGTCTTCGTCGTGATCCCGCGCTCCGCGTGGATGGGCACGGAGGGCCGCTCGTTCGCGCTCGGCACGCTCATCGCGGTCGCGCTCACCGTCGCGTTCGTGCTCGCCGCCCGCCGCGCCGGATCCCGCTGGCAGGTGCAGGCGAGGTGGTGGGCGCTCTACGGGCTGCTCGCCTGGCTCGGCGCCTCCACCTTCGTGTACCTCGCGCTGCTGGTCGGCGCGCACGGCGTCGTGATCCTCTGGGCCATCGCCTCCGCGCGCGTCGGCCGCCGCAGCCGCCGGCCCATGGTCGTCTCGCTGCTCGGCTGGGCGTCGGCGTCCATCGTCGCGGGGCTCCTGTCGCTGCCGCTCGTGCGCGTGGTGACGGAGCAGTCGGGCCAGGTCGGCTGGATCAAGCCCATCGGCCCGAACACGATCACGCAGGTCGTCTCGACCCAGCTCTTCTACCAGAACGACGTCTTCGCGCTCCTCGCCTGGGCGCTCGCGCTCGTCGGCCTCGCGCTGCTGGTGCGCCGCGGGATCCGCCTGGTGCGCGCCCGCCGCGCCTCGCGCCTCGAGCCGGAGGGGGCCCTCGCCGAGTTCGAGTCGGCGTACCTGCACGCCGGGTGGTCGCCGACGATCCTGCAGCTCGCGGTCGTCTGGTTCGTCGTGCCGACGCTGCTGCTCATCGGCGCGTCCACCCTCATGTCGCCGCTGTACTCGCCGCGCTACATGGCGTACACGGCGCCCGCGTTCGCGATGCTCATGGCGGTCGGGATCCTCGCGCTCCGCTGGAAGCCGCTCGTCGCCGCCGTGACCGCCGCACTGGTAGCACTGTCGCTCATGCAGCTCGTGCACGACCGCACCACCACCGTGAAGGCCGACTCCGACTGGGCCGCCATCGCGCGCATCGTCTCGGAGGAGCGCGCGCAGGAGGCGCCCGGCACGACCGAGGCCGTGATCTTCGGGCCGGTCCGCCGCCACCCGAAGGCGACCTCGCGCATCGTCGCGTACTCGTACCCGGACGCGTTCCGCGGCATGGACGACATCCTGCTGCGCACGCCGCCCGGCGACACCGACGGCCTCTGGGAGGAGACGTACCCGCTCGCCGACCGCGTCGACGAGGTCGAGGGCTCCGACGTCGTGTGGCTCGTCACGAGCGACAAGCAGGACATCCGGCCCGAGGTCGCCGAGGCCCTCACCCCGCGCGGCTTCGCCAAGACCGACGACTGGCACGTGATGAACGCGAACGTCGAGCGCTACGAGCGGATCGCGGCGGGCTGA
- a CDS encoding ThiF family adenylyltransferase — protein sequence MGGQSRIDQARVLVIGAGGLGSPVLQYLAAAGIGTLGIVDDDAVDLSNLQRQTIHGTPDVGRPKTSSAADSVRRTDPGIEVVEHAERLTNDNAIRILSGYDVVVDATDNFATRYLISDAAALVGVPCVWGSVYRFDAQVTVFWDAAPDGRGIDYRDVFPEPPADGAVLSCEEAGVFGAVCGTVGSLMATEVIKLVTGAGTPLLGRVVVLDALAGTSRTIGVKRAKGRQRVTALADYDLFCGVGAATDGTELDAEEVERILASDEQVVLLDVREPDERLVDSIPGHVAVPVRIVTVDPGAVPGAITDRVIVYCASGVRSRAAAAALREAGRDAVSLRGGIQSWRSVAGRA from the coding sequence ATGGGGGGTCAGTCCCGCATCGACCAGGCGCGCGTGCTCGTGATCGGCGCGGGCGGCCTCGGTTCCCCCGTGCTGCAGTACCTGGCCGCGGCGGGGATCGGGACCCTCGGAATCGTAGACGACGATGCTGTGGACCTCTCGAACCTCCAGCGCCAGACCATCCACGGCACGCCCGACGTCGGGCGGCCGAAGACCTCGTCAGCGGCGGATTCGGTGCGCCGCACCGACCCGGGCATCGAGGTCGTGGAGCACGCCGAGCGCCTCACGAACGACAACGCCATCCGGATCCTCAGCGGATACGACGTGGTCGTCGACGCCACCGACAACTTCGCCACGCGCTACCTCATCAGCGACGCGGCGGCCCTCGTGGGCGTGCCGTGCGTGTGGGGATCCGTGTACCGGTTCGACGCGCAGGTCACCGTCTTCTGGGACGCGGCCCCCGACGGCCGCGGCATCGACTACCGCGACGTGTTCCCCGAGCCGCCCGCCGACGGCGCCGTGCTCTCCTGCGAGGAGGCCGGCGTGTTCGGCGCGGTCTGCGGCACGGTCGGCTCGCTCATGGCGACCGAGGTCATCAAGCTCGTCACGGGGGCGGGGACCCCGCTCCTCGGCCGGGTCGTCGTGCTCGACGCGCTCGCCGGCACCAGCCGCACCATCGGCGTGAAGCGCGCGAAGGGCCGCCAGCGGGTCACGGCGCTCGCCGACTACGACCTGTTCTGCGGCGTGGGCGCGGCCACCGACGGCACCGAGCTCGACGCGGAGGAGGTGGAGCGGATCCTCGCCTCCGACGAGCAGGTCGTGCTCCTCGACGTGCGCGAGCCCGACGAGCGGCTGGTCGACTCGATCCCGGGCCACGTCGCGGTGCCGGTGCGCATCGTCACGGTGGATCCGGGCGCGGTGCCCGGCGCGATCACCGACCGCGTCATCGTCTACTGCGCCTCGGGCGTGCGCTCCCGGGCGGCCGCGGCGGCGCTCCGCGAGGCGGGCCGCGACGCGGTGAGCCTGCGCGGCGGGATCCAGTCGTGGCGGAGCGTGGCGGGGCGGGCGTGA
- a CDS encoding helix-turn-helix transcriptional regulator yields MRQMDPAGLAEFLRRRREALQPEDVGLPRTPRRRTSGLRREEVAALSSMSADYYARIERGSSPQPSEQMLASIAHGLHLTVDERDHLFRLAGHQPPARGGSGDHVGPGLQRILDRLVDTPAEVVSELGETLMQTPMGIALTGDTAHHTGPERSIGYRWFADPASRRLYAAEDHDALGRLWVSGLREVATRRGPGSRAARYVELLLPRSAEFRELWGRHEVGLRPGVVKRFEHPELGRLELACQTLTDPDQSHHLLVYTAAPGSESHEKLRLLGVIGAQTMG; encoded by the coding sequence ATGCGCCAGATGGATCCCGCGGGGCTCGCCGAGTTCCTCCGCCGCCGCCGCGAGGCGCTCCAGCCCGAGGACGTCGGGCTCCCCCGGACCCCGCGACGCCGGACGAGCGGCCTGCGGCGCGAGGAGGTCGCGGCGCTCTCGAGCATGTCCGCCGACTACTACGCGCGGATCGAGCGCGGCAGCAGCCCGCAGCCGTCGGAGCAGATGCTCGCGTCGATCGCGCACGGCCTGCACCTCACTGTCGACGAGCGCGACCACCTCTTCCGGCTCGCGGGGCACCAGCCGCCGGCGCGCGGCGGATCCGGCGACCACGTCGGGCCGGGCCTGCAGCGGATCCTCGACCGGCTCGTCGACACGCCCGCCGAGGTCGTGAGCGAGCTCGGCGAGACGCTGATGCAGACGCCGATGGGCATCGCGCTGACGGGCGACACCGCGCACCACACGGGGCCGGAGCGGAGCATCGGGTACCGCTGGTTCGCGGATCCGGCCAGCCGCCGCCTGTACGCCGCGGAGGACCACGACGCTCTCGGCCGTCTCTGGGTCTCGGGCCTCCGCGAGGTCGCCACGCGCCGCGGACCCGGATCCCGCGCCGCCCGCTACGTCGAGCTGCTGCTGCCGCGGAGCGCCGAGTTCCGCGAGCTGTGGGGGCGGCACGAGGTGGGGCTGCGGCCCGGCGTCGTGAAGCGCTTCGAGCACCCGGAGCTCGGCCGGCTGGAGCTCGCCTGCCAGACGCTCACGGATCCGGACCAGTCGCACCACCTCCTCGTCTACACGGCCGCGCCCGGCTCCGAGAGCCACGAGAAGCTCCGGCTGCTCGGGGTGATCGGGGCGCAGACGATGGGGTGA
- a CDS encoding SDR family oxidoreductase, with the protein MPRRPIDIPVPDLTGRRALVTGGSDGIGLALATRLAGAGAEVLLPVRDRRKGDAAVARIRERHPAARIALHDLDLASLDSVAALADRLADEGAPLHLLVANAGVMTPPERRTTEDGFELQLGTNHLGHFALVGRLLLLLRAGSARLVTQVSISAAQNAVRWDDLQWERSYQPMRAYSSSKIALGLFGLELQRRSAAGGWGITSDLAHPGIAPTSLLAARAATGRSRDGLDVRTIRLLSRLGILVGTVETAALPALRAATADGDGGRMFGPRGPGHLGGAPAEIAPFSRVADPADARRVWAISEELTGVRFPA; encoded by the coding sequence ATGCCCCGTCGTCCGATCGACATCCCCGTCCCCGACCTCACGGGCCGCCGCGCCCTCGTCACGGGAGGCAGCGACGGCATCGGCCTCGCGCTCGCCACCCGGCTCGCGGGCGCGGGCGCCGAGGTGCTGCTGCCCGTGCGCGACCGCCGGAAGGGCGATGCTGCCGTGGCCCGGATCCGCGAGCGGCACCCGGCCGCGCGGATCGCCCTGCACGACCTCGACCTCGCGTCGCTCGACTCGGTGGCGGCGCTCGCCGACCGGCTCGCCGACGAGGGCGCGCCGCTGCACCTGCTCGTGGCGAACGCCGGCGTGATGACGCCGCCCGAGCGACGGACGACCGAGGACGGCTTCGAGCTGCAGCTCGGCACCAACCACCTCGGCCACTTCGCGCTCGTGGGCCGGCTGCTGCTGCTGCTGCGGGCGGGATCCGCGCGCCTCGTCACGCAGGTGAGCATCTCCGCCGCCCAGAACGCCGTCCGCTGGGACGACCTCCAGTGGGAGCGCAGCTACCAGCCGATGCGCGCGTACAGCTCGTCGAAGATCGCGCTGGGGCTGTTCGGCCTCGAGCTCCAGCGGCGGAGCGCGGCGGGCGGCTGGGGGATCACGAGCGACCTCGCGCACCCGGGGATCGCGCCGACGAGCCTCCTCGCCGCGCGCGCGGCGACGGGCCGGTCCCGCGACGGGCTCGACGTGCGCACGATCCGGCTGCTGTCGCGGCTCGGGATCCTCGTCGGCACCGTCGAGACCGCCGCCCTCCCGGCCCTCCGCGCGGCCACGGCGGACGGCGACGGCGGCCGCATGTTCGGACCCCGCGGGCCCGGCCACCTCGGCGGCGCGCCCGCGGAGATCGCGCCGTTCTCCCGGGTCGCGGACCCGGCCGACGCGCGGCGCGTCTGGGCGATCTCGGAGGAGCTGACCGGCGTGCGCTTCCCGGCGTGA
- a CDS encoding general stress protein has translation MSTPSTDPRAHAVPATPREVIASYTEYADAQAAVDKLSDREFPVASTQIVGHDVRTVETVTGRVTNGSAAVRGAAGGAWFGLMLGVLFGIFIPGVAFLGVLLVAVGVGALWGALFGFVGHFATRGKRDFASVQTLTAGRYDVLVDSARAAEASRILFDTSGAPRA, from the coding sequence ATGTCCACCCCGAGCACCGACCCCCGCGCGCACGCCGTCCCGGCCACGCCCCGCGAGGTGATCGCGAGCTACACCGAGTACGCCGACGCGCAGGCCGCCGTCGACAAGCTGTCCGACCGCGAGTTCCCCGTCGCCTCGACGCAGATCGTCGGCCACGACGTGCGCACCGTCGAGACGGTCACGGGCCGGGTCACCAACGGCAGCGCCGCGGTGCGCGGGGCCGCGGGCGGCGCCTGGTTCGGCCTCATGCTGGGCGTGCTGTTCGGGATCTTCATCCCCGGCGTCGCGTTCCTCGGCGTGCTGCTCGTCGCCGTCGGCGTCGGCGCTCTCTGGGGCGCGCTGTTCGGCTTCGTCGGCCACTTCGCCACGCGCGGCAAACGCGACTTCGCCTCCGTCCAGACGCTGACCGCCGGCCGCTACGACGTGCTGGTCGACAGCGCGCGGGCCGCCGAGGCGTCGCGGATCCTGTTCGACACGTCGGGCGCGCCGCGCGCCTGA